Proteins encoded within one genomic window of Anas platyrhynchos isolate ZD024472 breed Pekin duck chromosome 28, IASCAAS_PekinDuck_T2T, whole genome shotgun sequence:
- the SNF8 gene encoding vacuolar-sorting protein SNF8 isoform X1, whose amino-acid sequence MHRRGVGAGAVAKKKLAEAKYKERGTVLAEDQLAQMSKQLDMFKTNLEEFASKHKQEIRKSPAFRVQFQDMCATIGVDPLASGKGFWSEMLGVGDFYYELGVQIIEVCLALKHRNGGLITLEELHQQVLKGRGKFAQEVSQDDLLRAIKKLKVLGNGFGIIPVGGTYLVQSVPAELNMDHTVVLQLAEKKGYVTVSEIRSSLKWEMERAKQILEHLLKEGMAWLDTQAAGEPQYWLPALFTELYSQEITPEEAKEAIP is encoded by the exons ATGCACCGGCGGGGCGTGGGCGCGGGCGCCGTCGCCAAGAAGAAGCTGGCGGAG GCCAAGTACAAGGAGCGAGGGACGGTCCTGGCCGAAGACCAGCTGGCCCAG ATGTCTAAGCAGCTGGACATGTTTAAAACCAACTTGGAGGAGTTTGCCAGCAAACACAAGCAAGAGATCCGTAAAAGCCCAGCATTCCGGGTCCAGTTCCAGGATATGTGCGCAACAATTGGAGTGGATCCTCTGGCAT CTGGTAAAGGATTCTGGTCAGAAATGCTGGGAGTTGGAGACTTTTACTATGAATTGGGCGTGCAGATTATTGAAGTTTGCCTGGCTCTGAAACACAGGAATGGAG GTCTGATAACACTAGAAGAACTTCATCAACAAGTGCTGAAGGGAAGAGggaagtttgctcaggaagtaAGCCA GGATGATCTCCTTCGTGCAATCAAGAAACTGAAGGTCTTGGGAAATGGCTTTGGGATTATCCCTGTTGGTGGAACATATCTGGTCCAGTCTGTACCAGCTGAACTGAACATGGATCACACAGTCGTCTTGCAGCTGGCAGAG AAAAAGGGCTATGTAACAGTCAGTGAGATCAGGTCCAGTCTGAAATGGGAGATGGAACGTGCAAAGCAAATACTG GAACACTTGCTGAAGGAAGGAATGGCCTGGCTGGATACGCAGGCAGCTGGAGAACCTCAGTACTGGCTGCCTGCACTCTTTACAGAACTGTACTCTCAGGAGATCACTCCAGAGGAAGCTAAGGAGGCAATACCTTGA
- the SNF8 gene encoding vacuolar-sorting protein SNF8 isoform X2, translated as MSKQLDMFKTNLEEFASKHKQEIRKSPAFRVQFQDMCATIGVDPLASGKGFWSEMLGVGDFYYELGVQIIEVCLALKHRNGGLITLEELHQQVLKGRGKFAQEVSQDDLLRAIKKLKVLGNGFGIIPVGGTYLVQSVPAELNMDHTVVLQLAEKKGYVTVSEIRSSLKWEMERAKQILEHLLKEGMAWLDTQAAGEPQYWLPALFTELYSQEITPEEAKEAIP; from the exons ATGTCTAAGCAGCTGGACATGTTTAAAACCAACTTGGAGGAGTTTGCCAGCAAACACAAGCAAGAGATCCGTAAAAGCCCAGCATTCCGGGTCCAGTTCCAGGATATGTGCGCAACAATTGGAGTGGATCCTCTGGCAT CTGGTAAAGGATTCTGGTCAGAAATGCTGGGAGTTGGAGACTTTTACTATGAATTGGGCGTGCAGATTATTGAAGTTTGCCTGGCTCTGAAACACAGGAATGGAG GTCTGATAACACTAGAAGAACTTCATCAACAAGTGCTGAAGGGAAGAGggaagtttgctcaggaagtaAGCCA GGATGATCTCCTTCGTGCAATCAAGAAACTGAAGGTCTTGGGAAATGGCTTTGGGATTATCCCTGTTGGTGGAACATATCTGGTCCAGTCTGTACCAGCTGAACTGAACATGGATCACACAGTCGTCTTGCAGCTGGCAGAG AAAAAGGGCTATGTAACAGTCAGTGAGATCAGGTCCAGTCTGAAATGGGAGATGGAACGTGCAAAGCAAATACTG GAACACTTGCTGAAGGAAGGAATGGCCTGGCTGGATACGCAGGCAGCTGGAGAACCTCAGTACTGGCTGCCTGCACTCTTTACAGAACTGTACTCTCAGGAGATCACTCCAGAGGAAGCTAAGGAGGCAATACCTTGA
- the UBE2Z gene encoding ubiquitin-conjugating enzyme E2 Z isoform X1, producing MAESPAAEEAAPAPAAVLAAGGGGGASAGPGGSAGSPGVFIPAELWAAAGFGAAPASAGVAPGSGGAPIAAAAAAAGAALLTHSAFWDPTVSGDWDSERPSPACLLRIKRDIMSIYKEPPPGMFVVPDPHDMTKIHALITGPFDTPYEGGFFLFLFRCPPDYPIHPPRVKLMTTGNNTVRFNPNFYRNGKVCLSILGTWTGPAWSPAQSISSVLISIQSLMTENPYHNEPGFEQERHPGDSKNYNECIRHETIRVAVCDMLEGKCPCPEPLRGVMEKSFMEYYDFYEGVCKERLYLQGQTMQDPFGEKRGHFDYQSLLVRLQGIRQKVQEKHQQANTEIDSESSSSETETDAQSCSKA from the exons ATGGCGGAGAGTCCGGCCGCCGAggaggcggccccggccccggctgcggtgctggcggcgggcggcggcggcggtgcctCGGCCGGCCCCGGCGGCAGCGCGGGGAGCCCCGGCGTCTTCATCCCCGCCGAGCTGTGGGCGGCCGCGGGCTTCGGCGCCGCTCCGGCCAGCGCCGGCGTCGCCCCGGGGAGCGGCGGAGCCCCCATCGCCGCCGCGGCCGCAGCCGCGGGCGCCGCGCTCCTCACGCACTCCGCCTTCTGGGACCCCACGGTCAGCGGCGACTGGGACAGCGAGCGGCCCAGCCCGGCCTGCCTCCTGCGGATCAAACG GGATATCATGTCCATTTACAAGGAACCACCCCCAGGAATGTTTGTTGTGCCTGATCCCCATGACATGACCAAG attcATGCATTGATCACAGGCCCATTTGACACGCCTTATGAAGGGGGTTTCTTCTTGTTCCTGTTTCGCTGTCCTCCAGATTATCCTATCCACCCACCAAGGGTCAAACTGATGACAACAGGAAATAACACAGTGAGGTTTAACCCCAACTTCTACCGCAATGGGAAAGTCTGCCTGAGTATTCTAGG CACTTGGACCGGGCCCGCATGGAGCCCAGCACAGAGTATCTCTTCGGTCCTCATCTCCATCCAGTCTCTGATGACTGAGAACCCCTATCACAATGAACCCGGCTTTGAGCAG GAGAGGCACCCCGGGGACAGCAAGAACTATAATGAGTGTATTCGGCATGAGACCATCCGAGTAGCAGTGTGTGACATGCTGGAAGGAAAGTGTCCCTGTCCTGAGCCACTACG GGGTGTAATGGAGAAATCCTTCATGGAATACTACGACTTCTATGAAGGGGTGTGCAAAGAGAGACTTTATCTCCAAGGTCAGACAATGCAG GATCCTTTTGGTGAAAAACGAGGCCACTTTGACTATCAATCCCTATTAGTCCGTTTGCAAGGAATTCGGCAGAAGGTGCAAGAGAAACATCAGCAGGCAAATACAGAAATAGACTCTGAGAGCAGCTCCTCTGAGACAGAGACAGACGCTCAAAGTTGCTCCAAAGCCTAG
- the UBE2Z gene encoding ubiquitin-conjugating enzyme E2 Z isoform X2, with protein MAESPAAEEAAPAPAAVLAAGGGGGASAGPGGSAGSPGVFIPAELWAAAGFGAAPASAGVAPGSGGAPIAAAAAAAGAALLTHSAFWDPTVSGDWDSERPSPACLLRIKRDIMSIYKEPPPGMFVVPDPHDMTKIHALITGPFDTPYEGGFFLFLFRCPPDYPIHPPRVKLMTTGNNTVRFNPNFYRNGKVCLSILGTWTGPAWSPAQSISSVLISIQSLMTENPYHNEPGFEQDPFGEKRGHFDYQSLLVRLQGIRQKVQEKHQQANTEIDSESSSSETETDAQSCSKA; from the exons ATGGCGGAGAGTCCGGCCGCCGAggaggcggccccggccccggctgcggtgctggcggcgggcggcggcggcggtgcctCGGCCGGCCCCGGCGGCAGCGCGGGGAGCCCCGGCGTCTTCATCCCCGCCGAGCTGTGGGCGGCCGCGGGCTTCGGCGCCGCTCCGGCCAGCGCCGGCGTCGCCCCGGGGAGCGGCGGAGCCCCCATCGCCGCCGCGGCCGCAGCCGCGGGCGCCGCGCTCCTCACGCACTCCGCCTTCTGGGACCCCACGGTCAGCGGCGACTGGGACAGCGAGCGGCCCAGCCCGGCCTGCCTCCTGCGGATCAAACG GGATATCATGTCCATTTACAAGGAACCACCCCCAGGAATGTTTGTTGTGCCTGATCCCCATGACATGACCAAG attcATGCATTGATCACAGGCCCATTTGACACGCCTTATGAAGGGGGTTTCTTCTTGTTCCTGTTTCGCTGTCCTCCAGATTATCCTATCCACCCACCAAGGGTCAAACTGATGACAACAGGAAATAACACAGTGAGGTTTAACCCCAACTTCTACCGCAATGGGAAAGTCTGCCTGAGTATTCTAGG CACTTGGACCGGGCCCGCATGGAGCCCAGCACAGAGTATCTCTTCGGTCCTCATCTCCATCCAGTCTCTGATGACTGAGAACCCCTATCACAATGAACCCGGCTTTGAGCAG GATCCTTTTGGTGAAAAACGAGGCCACTTTGACTATCAATCCCTATTAGTCCGTTTGCAAGGAATTCGGCAGAAGGTGCAAGAGAAACATCAGCAGGCAAATACAGAAATAGACTCTGAGAGCAGCTCCTCTGAGACAGAGACAGACGCTCAAAGTTGCTCCAAAGCCTAG
- the ATP5MC1 gene encoding ATP synthase F(0) complex subunit C1, mitochondrial isoform X2 codes for MPRAARGDSQWAWRTRWDTARETTMQTPVALLGSPALFRCCSRALARPVPVSVFSRPEVQTVQPAGVSYPQLSRREFQTSVVSRDIDTAAKFIGAGAATVGVAGSGAGIGTVFGSLIIGYARNPSLKQQLFSYAILGFALSEAMGLFCLMVAFLILFAM; via the exons ATGCCGCGCGCGGCGCGCGGCGACAGCCAATGGGCGTGGAGGACGCGCTGGGACACCGCAAG GGAAACCACCATGCAGACCCCCGTGGCGCTCCTCGGCTCTCCGGCTCTG TTCCGGTGCTGTTCCAGGGCTCTGGCCaggcctgttccagtgtctgtTTTCAGCAGGCCTGAGGTTCAGACTGTACAG CCAGCCGGTGTTTCCTATCCACAGCTGTCCCGCCGTGAGTTCCAAACTAGTGTTGTCTCCAGGGATATTGACACTGCTGCTAAGTTCATTGGGGCAGGTGCTGCCACAGTTGGGGTGGCTGGTTCAGGAGCAGGTATTGGGACAGTGTTTGGCAGCTTGATCATTGGCTATGCCAG GAATCCATCTCTCAAGCAACAGCTTTTCTCCTACGCCATCCTGGGTTTTGCCCTGTCTGAGGCCATGGGTCTTTTCTGTTTGATGGTGGCATTCCTTATCCTCTTTGCTATGTGA
- the ATP5MC1 gene encoding ATP synthase F(0) complex subunit C1, mitochondrial isoform X1: MSFWERVLHAASQSESAQREQLTNGDPRSHTALPPCPAIPDAGGRGLARPQPMGITSRVPECRARRAATANGRGGRAGTPQGERGGGARSSHSRRQREPRRETTMQTPVALLGSPALFRCCSRALARPVPVSVFSRPEVQTVQPAGVSYPQLSRREFQTSVVSRDIDTAAKFIGAGAATVGVAGSGAGIGTVFGSLIIGYARNPSLKQQLFSYAILGFALSEAMGLFCLMVAFLILFAM, encoded by the exons ATGAGCTTCTGGGAGAGAGTCCTCCATGCCGCCAGCCAATCAGAAAGCGCGCAGCGAGAACAGCTGACCAATGGAGACCCGCGTAGCCACACCGCTCTCCCGCCCTGTCCCGCTATCCCGGATGCTGGTGGGAGGGGACTTGCTCGGCCGCAACCAATGGGGATCACAAGTAGAGTCCCAGAATGCCGCGCGCGGCGCGCGGCGACAGCCAATGGGCGTGGAGGACGCGCTGGGACACCGCAAGGtgagcggggcgggggcgcgcgCTCCTCTCACAGCCGCCGCCAGCGGGAGCCGCGCag GGAAACCACCATGCAGACCCCCGTGGCGCTCCTCGGCTCTCCGGCTCTG TTCCGGTGCTGTTCCAGGGCTCTGGCCaggcctgttccagtgtctgtTTTCAGCAGGCCTGAGGTTCAGACTGTACAG CCAGCCGGTGTTTCCTATCCACAGCTGTCCCGCCGTGAGTTCCAAACTAGTGTTGTCTCCAGGGATATTGACACTGCTGCTAAGTTCATTGGGGCAGGTGCTGCCACAGTTGGGGTGGCTGGTTCAGGAGCAGGTATTGGGACAGTGTTTGGCAGCTTGATCATTGGCTATGCCAG GAATCCATCTCTCAAGCAACAGCTTTTCTCCTACGCCATCCTGGGTTTTGCCCTGTCTGAGGCCATGGGTCTTTTCTGTTTGATGGTGGCATTCCTTATCCTCTTTGCTATGTGA
- the CALCOCO2 gene encoding calcium-binding and coiled-coil domain-containing protein 2, which translates to MMDETSDEPPTSAVLLDNCHFSQVIFNNVEKFYVPGGDVICYYTLTHNIVPRGKDWVGIFRVGWKTTREYYTFMWAPLPSDVHGDTAVQQQIQFKAYYLPKDDEYYQFCYIDQDGMVRGASVPFQFRAETEDDILVVTTQGEVEEIELQNKNLLKENEELQATCASLQKQNTELQEELKKTQKLQNGLESLRSSTEKLELELNSLKKENKHLKELDECREAELHQFKEQIQNVTSEKVNLETRLKTALDHMDQLQSQVLNYEKDMDNLVRMDHDKTEQLESLKEENRQLRMTVTQQKEQKKELEHRLENLKGTEANLSLRLQNEQQQNRDLMKELEEQRRLFQMLQAKKNESDEEKQKLREENDTLLRHLSQTRDVSSFSAASQAQAPVSAPEGGCLVFGNPYYAAEANLESKAARTDSIRKCPMCDDIFPEDIEASDYEAHVHSHLLECPLCNETFEKSNQQVFDDHIFCHDLE; encoded by the exons ATGATGGATGAGACTTCGGACGAACCTCCCACTTCTGCTGTCCTCTTAGACAACTGCCACTTCTCCCAGGTCATCTTTAACAATGTGGAGAAGTTTTATGTTCCTGGAGGAGATGTAATCTGTTATTATACTCTCACACACAACATAGTTCCTCGTGGGAAGGACTGGGTGGGCATCTTCCGG GTGGGATGGAAAACAACCCGGGAATATTACACATTCATGTGGGCTCCTCTGCCCAGTGATGTCCATGGTGATACCGCTGTGCAGCAACAAATCCAGTTCAAAG CTTACTACCTACCAAAGGATGATGAATACTACCAGTTCTGCTACATCGACCAGGATGGTATGGTCCGTGGAGCCAGTGTTCCTTTCCAGTTCAGAGCAGAGACTGAGGATGATATCCTGGTGGTAACCACACAG GGAGAAGTGGAAGAGATTgaactacaaaacaaaaatttgctTAAAGAAAATGAGGAGCTGCAAGCAACCTGCGCAAGTCtccagaaacaaaacacagaactgCAAGAAGAGCTCAAGAAGACACAG AAGCTGCAGAATGGTTTAGAGTCTCTTaggagcagcacagaaaaaCTGGAGCTGGAGTTGAATtccctgaaaaaggaaaataaacatctaAAAGAGCTAGATGAGTGCAGAGAGGCAGAACTGCACCA ATTCAAAGAGCAAATTCAGAATGTGACTTCTGAAAAGGTAAACTTGGAAACCAGATTGAAAACAGCCCTGGATCACATGGACCAGCTGCAG TCTCAGGTGTTGAATTATGAGAAAGACATGGATAACCTGGTTCGTATGGACCATGACAAGACTGAGCAGCTTGAAAGTTTAAAGGAAGAGAATCGTCAGTTACGCATGACTGTAACTCAACAG aaagagcaaaagaagGAGCTCGAACATCGCTTGGAGAACTTGAAAGGGACAGAGGCCAACTTGTCACTTCGTCTGCAGAATGAGCAG CAACAAAACAGGGACTTAATGAAAGAACTTGAAGAGCAGAGGCGTTTGTTTCAGATGTTGCAAGCAAAAAAGAATGAATCTGATGAGGAAAAACAG AAACTGAGGGAAGAGAATGATACCCTTCTGAGGCATCTCTCTCAGACTAGagatgtttcttctttctctgctgcttcACAAGCTCAGGCCCCAGTTTCAGCTCCTGAAGGAGGATGCCTTGTGTTTGGTAATCCATATTACG ctgcagAAGCAAACCTGGAGTCAAAAGCTGCCAGAACA GATTCTATAAGGAAATGCCCCATGTGTGATGACATATTTCCTGAAGATATTGAAGCAAGTGACTATGAGGCCCATGTGCACAGCCATCTTCTGGAGTGCCCACTCTGCAATGAGACCTTTGAAAAGTCCAATCAGCAGGTGTTTGATGACCATATTTTTTGCCATGACCTGGAATAA